Proteins encoded within one genomic window of Tigriopus californicus strain San Diego chromosome 12, Tcal_SD_v2.1, whole genome shotgun sequence:
- the LOC131892132 gene encoding uncharacterized protein LOC131892132 encodes MPVLSFFISLSVSLSLGTFIKGPNQTIEFGKSASLWCGLDEGFETCQWTTPDDTSCRFESESDPCLVKPDFHLNPEPFHGKTNCSIAMPTVNDMHNGEWQCKLDNSPTENLDLYVAKRAKISLGAGFPNEGPLFFVADRPMNLTCNATNGRPKGKFRWEIVEKGSRKAVRERSKLQTLHFVPQESHDGATLKCIYEQRNKDKGLIFKPLPGASITLKATYIRQEALHQIPSDAKVGNIVEITSEYEADPMPKAEDILVEIVHGEEKVIQVSVKDSEHEDYSLSLISDECTSTVTFTIKDIKGEEMSKNHNLIIKYPSSNLAPEVFPLRLNISNMEPKTSDSWIARWMPTLIIIIIIGIGIVGFVFFYRKQQSDSTSQAERPEQTLPLHQEDPSQVNAQSAL; translated from the exons ATGCCTGTtctatcattttttatttccctTTCTGTCTCATTGAGTTTGGGGACTTTTATAAAAGGTCCAAATCAAACCATAGAATTCGGTAAATCCGCTTCATTGTGGTGTGGATTGGACGAGGG CTTTGAAACATGCCAGTGGACAACTCCTGATGACACAAGTTGCCGTTTTGAGTCAGAGAGTGATCCATGTTTGGTGAAGCCTGATTTTCATCTGAATCCGGAACCATTCCATGGCAAGACAAATTGCAGCATTGCCATGCCGACTGTGAACGATATGCATAATGGAGAATGGCAG TGTAAGCTTGATAATTCCCCAACTGAAAATTTGGATTTGTACGTTGCCAAACGAGCCAAGATTTCTCTCGGAGCTGGCTTTCCTAATGAAGGACCTTTGTTCTTTGTCGCAG ACAGGCCTATGAATTTAACTTGCAATGCCACTAATGGACGCCCTAAAGGTAAATTTCGATGGGAAATTGTCGAAAAGGGTAGTAGAAAGGCCGTGAGAGAAAGGTCAAAG TTGCAGACATTGCACTTTGTGCCCCAAGAGAGTCACGACGGGGCAACACTCAAGTGTATCTACGAACAAAGGAACAAAGACAAGGGTCTCATATTCAAGCCGTTACCTGGAGCAAGCATCACTTTGAAAGCCACTTACATTCGGCAAGAAGCCTTACACCAAATCCCTTCTGATGCCAAA GTGGGTAACATTGTAGAAATCACCTCTGAGTATGAAGCCGATCCCATGCCTAAAGCTGAAGACATCCTTGTGGAGATCGTCCATGGGGAAGAGAAAGTGATCCAAGTTTCTGTAAAGGACTCCGAACATGAAGACTATAGCTTATCGCTG ATTTCAGATGAGTGTACATCTACGGTCACATTCACTATCAAGGATATAAAAGGCGAAGAAATGAGCAAGAATCATAACCTCATAATCAAGTACCCGAGTTCAAATCTTGCACCTGAAGTTTTCCC TTTGAGGCTCAACATATCTAACATGGAACCAAAGACATCGGACAGCTGGATTGCACGGTGGATGCCGAcactaataataataataataattggaattggaattgttggttttgtgtttttttatcGCAAGCAACAATCTGACTCAACATCTCAAGCTG AACGCCCAGAACAAACCTTGCCCCTTCATCAAGAAGATCCTTCTCAAGTGAACGCTCAATCCGctctataa
- the LOC131892131 gene encoding uncharacterized protein LOC131892131 has product MLMQIFNGLFLLLSLASGQILKSANPLARLGQTTTIWCGSQNDFEDCKWILPQGETCLFTQESRECTEDPNIYADPNNLSGTQNCSIVIGSVTEAYHGQWKCSLKSSASGKYFSDYVNVTVAKRPILELFPIYGTLSICEGQSVNVTCNARKGWPQGSFQWMVKGDNDENLNLGPGNITPIAEEDPQGHESIANTINYTASREHREKSLVCIYQQFDALDQLLFQGEEHLNLDISYIGDLSVKLSPSSVEVGDRLVITVQFDAEPKPDHNDIVWLIQSRDGSSTNVPVANEPITMEHYESQPMIEVAKDRFEVALIINNVQMEEEVLTHKLSIHLRESSSDRILVSKVKEIDLVVLDLEGTSQVMLIIIAVIIVLLLLAVIGLIVMWAKRNEKCCFQKKGVAKTDTNAAELQQFTQDDAETNQRPIIRNSQRP; this is encoded by the exons ATGTTGATGCAAATATTCAACGGGTTATTTCTTCTACTATCGTTGGCCAGTGGTCAAATTCTAAAGAGCGCCAATCCACTTGCAAGACTTGGTCAAACTACCACAATATGGTGTGGATCTCAAAATGA CTTTGAGGACTGTAAGTGGATCTTACCCCAAGGTGAAACCTGCCTTTTCACTCAGGAATCCAGAGAGTGCACGGAGGACCCCAATATCTATGCGGATCCCAACAATCTCAGTGGAactcaaaattgttccatCGTCATTGGCTCAGTCACGGAAGCTTATCATGGACAATGGAAG TGCTCTCTAAAGAGTTCCGCtagtggaaaatatttttccgaTTATGTCAACGTGACCGTTGCAAAACGACCAATCCTCGAGCTTTTTCCTATTTATGGAACACTAAGCATCTGTGAAG GACAATCCGTAAATGTAACCTGTAATGCCAGAAAAGGCTGGCCTCAAGGATCTTTTCAATGGATGGTTAAAGGGGACAATGACGAAAACCTCAACCTTGGGCCTGGAAACATCACTCCAATCGCTGAAGAAGATCCCCAAGGGCACGAGAGTATTGCTAAT ACCATCAATTACACTGCCAGCCGTGAACATAGGGAAAAGTCACTCGTCTGTATTTACCAGCAATTTGATGCCTTAGATCaacttctttttcaaggaGAAGAACATTTGAATCTGGATATCAGCTACATAGGGGACCTATCTGTGAAACTGTCTCCTTCATCGGTTGAG GTTGGAGACCGTCTTGTTATAACCGTCCAATTTGACGCCGAACCCAAGCCTGACCATAACGACATCGTTTGGCTAATCCAAAGCAGAGACGGATCTTCTACCAACGTCCCGGTAGCCAACGAGCCCATTACAATGGAGCACTACGAATCCCAACCTATGATCGAAGTGGCGAAGGATCGATTTGAGGTTGCCCTTATTATAAATAATGTGCAAATGGAAGAAGAGGTCTTGACGCACAAGCTTTCTATCCACCTTCGGGAATCGTCCTCTGATAGGATCTTGGTGTCCAAAGTCAAAGA GATCGACTTAGTGGTTCTGGATTTGGAAGGCACAAGTCAGGTCATGTTGATAATCATTGCCGTCATTATAGTACTTCTATTATTGGCAGTAATTGGATTGATTGTCATGTGGGCcaaaaggaatgaaaaatgttgtttcCAAAAGAAAGGCGTTGCAAAGACAGACACAAATGCAGCTGAGTTGCAACAATTCACCCAAGATGACGCGGAGACCAATCAGAGGCCGATCATTCGCAATTCTCAGCGACCCTGA
- the LOC131892126 gene encoding polycystin-2-like protein 1: MADEESPPMAETNSRPGTSGVRSRAASSKSQRSRPGSAQPVSSRPPSSKSIQSQPRSRPASSVSKKSGNLSRIGSATSNRSAWSTDDGEEMFKVNEEEEDLIRDEEPAQKGCWHSFTNCVGGMWATREMETIDDREVFVRTTIRELVVYCIFLVVLCILTFGMTSATMFYYTKVMSNLFEGATSVSQVDQFWKFLEDDLPNGLYWEYLYNDGSNKNFVCPGGEEAIGPCPVAPADRNILYENRLLGLPRMRQIRVRNDSCDVHEDFQNAIKQCYNSYSESIEDKSAFGNGYRKRTSALAWRYSSADDLGGAAHSGILTSYSGAGSVQDLHSLQNESAAIIKELKEGLWITRGTRFAAVDFTVYNANINLFCIVKLTFEFPATGGILPFSSFRTVKLLRYVTAWDYFILACELIFCGFIFYYVVEEALEIRKHKYSYFKSVWNMLDLTVIIISIVCIFLNLYTHVVVESKLQDLLAQPDQYADFTSLGMWSKQNNNAVAICVFFAWIKLFKYISFNKTMTQLSSTLSRCAKDVAGFGVMFFIVFFAFAQLGYLLFGTQVKDFSSFSDAIFTLLRTILGDFDFAAIEQANRVLGPIFFLSYVFFVFFVLLNMFLAIINDTYSEVKAEIAGQKNEFEIGDYLKRGYNNVLGTVGARNKAIDIENALKLANSDGTVTYDEVRQNLKKCNFSDMEIEMFFSRYDKDGKFEFNSDQTNEILDALDDESEEEETIENEPRPKSGKEARALRSARIKSAAAGGRPKSAQGNVGGEQFGVLCRRVDRMEHSIGSIVTKIDAVLIKLESMEKGKTKRKATMSKILGAITEDDGSDDATRRQRMEDMVREELQNWEDSSRPSTSESAPPLQK, encoded by the exons ATGGCGGACGAAGAAAGCCCCCCTATGGCGGAGACCAATTCCAGACCAGGGACCTCCGGGGTAAGGTCCAGAGCTGCTAGTAGCAAGAGCCAGAGGTCTCGACCTGGTAGCGCACAGCCTGTGAGTTCCAGACCTCCAAGCTCCAAGAGTATTCAGTCCCAACCCCGGAGTCGACCAGCATCGAGTGTGTCCAAGAAATCCGGGAACCTATCCCGGATCGGCTCGGCCACATCTAACCGAAGTGCTTGGTCTACAGATG ATGGCGAGGAGATGTTCAAGGTcaatgaggaggaagaggatctgATTCGAGATGAAGAACCGGCACAAAAGGGTTGTTGGCATTCATTCACCAATTGCGTGGGAG GAATGTGGGCCACTCGCGAAATGGAGACCATCGATGATCGTGAGGTATTTGTACGGACAACCATTCGGGAACTCGTGGTGTACTGCATCTTTCTGGTGGTTCTCTGTATTT TGACCTTTGGTATGACATCTGCAACCATGTTCTACTACACAAAAGTCATGAGCAACCTTTTCGAGGGCGCCACGTCCGTCTCACAAGTGGACCAATTCTGGAAA TTTTTGGAAGACGATCTCCCCAATGGACTTTATTGGGAATACCTGTACAATGATGGATCCAACAAGAACTTTGTATGTCCTGGAGGGGAAGAGGCCATTGGACCTTGTCCTGTGGCTCCGGCCGATCGAAATATCCTGTATGAGAATCGTCTTTTGGGATTACCAAG AATGAGGCAAATTCGAGTGAGAAATGATTCTTGTGATGTCCATGAAGACttccaaaatgccatcaagCAATGCTATAACTCCTACTCGGAGTCCATAGAGGACAAATCAGCATTTGGGAATGGATATCGCAAACGAACCAGTGCCTTGGC TTGGCGGTACTCTTCTGCCGATGATTTGGGTGGAGCAGCTCATTCTGGAATTTTGACCTCGTATTCGGGTGCAGGATCGGTGCAGGATCTCCATTCTCTCCAAAATGAATCGGCTGCCATCATCAAAGAACTCAAAGAAGGGCTCTGGATAACTCGGGGAACTAGGTTCGCAGCTGTAGACTTCACCGTCTACAACGCCAACATCAATCTCTTCTGCATTGTCAA GCTGACCTTTGAGTTCCCGGCAACGGGTGGGATCCTGCCCTTCTCATCATTCCGAACCGTAAAACTTCTCCGTTACGTGACTGCTTGGGACTACTTTATCTTGGCTTGTGAGCTGATCTTCTGTGGATTCATCTTCTATTACGTTGTAGAGGAAGCTTTGGAGATACGGAAACACAAGTACAGCTATTTCAAGTCGGTGTGGAACATGTTGGACCTCACGGTTATCATT ATATCTATAGTGTGTATATTCTTGAACTTGTACACCCACGTGGTGGTTGAATCCAAGCTTCAAGATCTGCTCGCTCAACCTGATCAGTATGCCGATTTCACATCTTTGGGCATGTGGTCCAAACAGAATAATAATGCCGTGGCTATTTGTGTCTTCTTTGCTTGGATCAAGCTCTTCAAGTACATCTCGTTCAACAAAACCATGACCCAACTCAGTAGCACCTTGTCACGG TGCGCCAAGGACGTGGCCGGATTCGGAGTGATGTTCTTCATTGTGTTCTTCGCCTTTGCTCAACTTGGATATCTGTTGTTCGGCACTCAAGTGAAGGATTTCAGTTCGTTTTCCGATGCCATTTTCACGTTGCTGAGAACCATCTTGGGAGATTTCGACTTTGCCGCCATTGAGCAAGCCAATCGAGTCCTTGGGCccatcttcttcttgtcgtacgtcttctttgtcttcttcGTGTTATTG AACATGTTCTTGGCCATTATCAACGACACCTATTCTGAGGTCAAGGCTGAGATCGCCGGTCAAAAGAACGAATTTGAGATTGGAGATTACTTAAAACGTGGCTACAACAATGTCTTGGGCACAGTCGGCGCACGTAATAAGgccattgatattgaaaatgccCTGAAACTGGCCAACTCAGACGGGACCGTGACCTATGACGAAGTCCGTCAGAACTTGAAAAA ATGCAACTTCAGCGATATGGAGATAGAGATGTTCTTTTCGCGTTACGATAAggatggtaaatttgaattcaattctGACCAAACCAATGAGATCCTCGACGCGCTGGATGATGAaagtgaggaggaggagaccaTTGAGAATGAACCCAGGCCCAAGTCCGGAAAAGAAGCCAGGGCTTTGCGATCTGCCCGAATCAAGAGTGCAGCTGCCGGGGGAAGACCGAAGAGTGCTCAAGGAAATGTTGGAGGAGAGCAATTCGGAGT ATTGTGTCGACGAGTGGACAGGATGGAACATTCAATCGGTAGCATCGTGACCAAGATCGATGCCGTACTGATCAAACTCGAGTCCATGGAAAAGGGCAAGACCAAGCGCAAGGCCACCATGTCCAAGATTTTAGGAGCTATCACTGAAGACGATGGAT CGGATGATGCTACCCGACGACAAAGAATGGAAGACATGGTTCGAGAAGAACTCCAGAATTGGGAAGACTCAAGTCGACCTTCCACCTCTGAGTCTGCGCCCCcattgcaaaaatga